A stretch of DNA from Arachis hypogaea cultivar Tifrunner chromosome 19, arahy.Tifrunner.gnm2.J5K5, whole genome shotgun sequence:
ACGTTTAGATTTTAGGAGACATATTCCTTAAAATTAGaagtatattatattaaaaaatcattttGTTTCCACTAACTTTTTTGTTTGGAAGTTTTTTATAACGATATTTTTTAATTCGATAGATTAAGAGATATTGGCCAATGAATTACTGCATATATAAAGTAAAATTCGAATCTTTAATACTTATTTAAGTGgacaaagattaaatttttttagttatccACGATATATCGGTGTATGCATAGAATTTGATCTCTTCACACTTACTTAAGTTAGGTAAACAAGTGAGTTGACCACTCTACCAATTCAATTGATtaatgtttgaattttttattccAAAATTTACTTCGGTTACAAGTCCATTTATGCCCAATAGTAAATAAATTTTCCTAATTCCTATATCCACGTGCAATTTTCTGTATCACTAAGCGGCTAATTCACTTTTTCTTCCACTCCTTACTTTATgggttttttacttaaataaaataaacccAAGCCAAATTTATTGAATTTCcctcaataaaattttaaaaacgtgAATCTACTGGGTTTAAGGTATTTGTGGCTAAAACACACCTGGTTGCCATAATTTATGTGTAGTACGTCACTTTGAGCCCCTAGAGCGATTTATGCTTAATTTCAATAATCTTTAAAGTCCAattacaatttatttttaaattattaacccTAAAAAGACTAGAACGATTTACAATGAAAAtagtttctttaatttaatttaatttgtacattagttactttaaattaaaaaaaaattaccaatttttctttacttttaataATCTTCAGTaacaataattatttttcttacaTAGTACTCCAATCAATAAATTAtgtaaaacaaaaacttaaattttagtaATCTCATTGATTTTTATACacgatatactaattttttttaatatgctcATAATGTTTAATATAGAGTATTATATTAAaagaatattatataattaattatttggagtatactatatatttaatatgtttataataataaatattaaataattaatgagaGTACTACTTTATAATAAACATAAGGAGAATATAGAATTTAAGCAAAAAATATAGtccaaaaaaatctaaaaataaataacattaaaatgcaataatttaatgataaatgggagtattttttaaaagttgCATAAGTTTGTACTTTAATAAGATGGACTCTTAGATTTGGTCTTTTTGTCTAAGTGGTAAGTAGAAggataaattttttaaagacGGTCAATTAACTGTTTTACCATAATAGATACAGGATTCACACTTATCATAGTATGACTGTGACTATGGTAGTAAATTattgggttaagtactgaaatcgtccctaaagTTTGGGggtaaaaatcaaaatcatctttgaccttttttttgttattaaaatcatccccaacgttacaaaacgttataaaatcgtccttttgtccataaataaaatttttgggacaattttacccttaaacaaaaataaaaaaatcctccCCTATAAAACAGTCTGGATGTGTATATCTATGATTATCTGATGAAGAGGCAGTTGCATGTTTCTGCCATGGCATTCCAGGCCGAAGGAAATGTGTTGACCGACCCTGTTGGTAAGTTAATAAGACCctgttgttacatgctcatgcaatGCTGTTCCAATTTGTTGAATTTGACTTATACTTCCAGCAATAGATGCGCCTAGTAATAGACCTTGAGGCAGCAGATCTGATGCCACCGAGCAACGACGACTCGCGGACAGCGGCGAAGCTTGAGGCCTTCCCTCCCCTCTCCCTCGGATTCTCTTTCTCCCCCACTCTCCTCTCTTTCTCGCCCCTtcccccctttcccccttctCCCAATTCTCTTTCTCCCtcagctatttttttttttttttataattttttaatgaagaataatttagtaataaaaaaattaaaattagtaaaaatgacgattttataacgatttgtaacgttgaggatgattttaataacaaaaaaaggtcagagacaattttaatttttatcccaAACCTTATGACCATTTTAGTGCTTAACCCTAAATTATTCTGTAAAAGTTTACTATGATTGTGTagtaaattctaattaataatggATCATTACACAAATAATTtcagttttaaaaattataagtgtGAAAGGTGGAAATAAGTATTTATTATGGTAAAACAATTCATTTACGGTCTCTAGAAAATTCATCCTTCTattcactatttaaaaaaaagaccAAATCAAAAGTCCATTTTATTAAAGTGCAAATTTACACCACTTTTACAAAATACTcctttttgtcattaaattattgcatttcaatgtttttttttttgttatctttaTGTTTCTTTAGACcttatttttttggttaaattctGTATTCTCTTTTGTGTTTATTATAAAATAGTATtctcattaattatttaatatttattatcataaacatattaaatatatagtatactccaaataattaattatataatattcttTGAATATAGTACTCCATATTAAACATTATgagtatattaaaaaaattagtatatagTATATAAAAACCAATTAgattactaaaatttaatttatttttttttacataatttattgattggagtactatataaaaaaattattgttactagagattaaaaataaaaaaaaattggtgaatttttttaatttaaagtaactaatatacaaattaaattaaattaaataactagTCATTATAAATCGTTCTAGCCTTCTTAAGgttactaatttaaaaataaattgtgaCTAAACTTTGAGGATTACTGAAATTGGACATAAACTCGAGGCTTAGAGCTACGTACTATACGTAAATCGTACTAATCAGGTATGTTTTAGCCTCAAAATACGTTAAATTTACTAGGTTACTACGATTTATAGCCAACTTTAAACCCTATTTTCTTAGCACAATTTACACTTTTTTTCCAATGACTCATGCATGTATAAATCATTTTTGAGTGGCatgattaatatattatataacccTCGTGCCCCTAAaacgatttatataataataagaaGAGGATATTCacgtttcaaaattttatttagggGAATCCAATCAATTTAGCTTGAATTTATTTTaaggtttaaattttttattctaaaatttactTCGCTTATAAGCCCATTTAGGCCCAATAGTACACAAATTTTCCTAATTAGTAATTACTATATCGACATGCAATTTTCACTCGGCGGCTAATTCACTTTTTCTCCCattccttattttagtatttctCAACTAAATCTCAAGTCTCAACACAAGTGCAAGTGTCTAACCCACTACTCAGCATAGCCGTTATCATCGTCATCAGGTTTTTACGCTTTACAATAACTGTTCAATCTCTGATCCTATTTTTTATTCTCGGCGTCTATGATTTCCTTTTAATTTGCTatcactttttttcatttttgatgtTAGATACTTTGGAAATTCTCTGTTCctgcttctattttcttttttggatattaGGTTTTGAAAAATTGTATATAGCTATAGAAAAATCCAATTCGTAGACTCTATTAATATTTCTGCGGTTTTTAGTTTGATTCTGGATTTTAATTACTCAAATAACAATATATTAATTCGTTACTACCCAGACTACATATCTctgtatttaatttaaaagtcAAAGGGTTTTTTTGGTAAGAATGGCTTGAGATAtcaagaaataaaataattttcttcaAAAAAATAACACATTTTTAAAATTCCGTCTGAATATGAAACATTAGaaggtttaaattttaaaatgttctAATTTACTTTCTTAAAATTTATTAGCTAACTTTCTTTCTCATGTATGTGTAGAAGTTAATGTCAATAACTTATTGTTTGTTCAATGTGTTAAGAAATTTACTACTTAAccagttattatttattattgatcATTTATGTGAACTTGTATTTTACTCTTGctaaaaattagtgttaaaagtTGAGAATCGACAATGTGTCCCTttacaattttgtttttaaaCGTAAACTTGTCGTCATCATATCATTTTGGTTCTGCTTTAGTGCTGTTGTTCATAAGTTTTTTCccaaaatgaatttaattttgatgttaaaacttaaaacattCTGAATTGTTTTTTGAGTATAATTTATATGTACTGATAcacttatttaattatatttatatgtttaagtaattttttaagtAGTATATCTACAAATCAATTATTTTTAACCAATGTGTTAACATATAATTGGTCAATACTTACATGCAGTTATTTTTAAATGAACAATTAAACTTCAAATTTTACTTGTATAATTAGTTGTTTGACGTGGatgaaaattaaattcttgtTTTTGTTTCTCAAGTTTTGTTAAATGTACATTTTTCATAGTTGTTTTCGTTGAAGGATGAATAAGCGGAAGCGAGAAGGGTTGGCTTCAAATTCTGATAACATGAACGATGCAGAGCGCATAGTGTATAACGTAATTCACAGCAAACAAAACATGGGGATTTGGATGGCAGACATAAAGCGAGAAACATCTCTCCCTGAAAGCATGATCAAGAAATCCATTAAGATGCTTCAAACCAAGGGTGAAATCAAGGAGGTTGTTAACATTAAAAACAAGAGCAGGAAGCACTATATGGCAGCCGGTTTCGAACCGGCCGACGAAATCACCGGTGGGAGTTGGTATTCAGAAGGAAAACTTGATCAAGAGTACATATTTCGCTTAAGGCAAGTATGCCTTAATTACATCTCCAGGAATGTCGTTGCGAATCGCGATGGCATTTTGGAGTTCATCAACCAAGGAGGCTATTTCTCTGGAACCACAACACAAGAGGTAGATCAGATTCTTGGAAATTTAGTTTTGGATGATAAGATTATAGAGGTGAAGAGCACTGGTTATGGGGATTATGAGAAATTTCCTGTTGGTAGAGTTTGTTATAGGTGCAAAAGCAAAGGAAGTGTTAATAATGGTGAAGGGAAAATTGGTGCCATGGCTTCAATTCCATGTGGAGTTTGTCCAAGAATTAACTTGTGTTCACCAGATGGCTATATTTCTCCCAAAACTTGTGAGCTTTATCAGAAATGGTTGGACTTCTAGGTAATTCATGTGTTAGTTCTTTTTagcttttaattttgatattagtCTAAAACagctttatacatatatttaattataaaatataatatttaaaaaataattatcttttatattatttaCGTAATTAATCATTTAAAAGAACGAATATAATTAGACatttgtgtaaaatattttatattgttagtatattaaaatcaaactattatttttatttacacaatttatttttaatttataattatagaataaaatatgAATGTGCATGTTGTCTATAAATTTATAGAGTTTATTGTATCAAATTCATTCAAGAAGTTGATAATTGTGTTTGAGCATTCAAAATAACATTCATTTGACCCTTAATAATAACAACGAATAAATTTATTCATGTGTCTAGGTCGTTTATTTACATGCGTAGATTCGGAAatactgtaaaaaaaaaaaaactttagaataatgttattatatatattttaatattaaaaggcacatgttaaaattattattagtaaaaattttaatttttttattttaataaatataaaaaatatattaaaaattaaaatttgcactattttttaaaaaaattttaattgataattttaatttgtattttaaaatacatgttagttaaattctatatataattaatatctatttgtcatattataattaattttgactGTGAATAGAATTGGTGCTTCATGATGAGTAAGCATCTTAGGCTCTTTGCTAAGTCTTTTGgttttgatgagttggttctttAAGTGGGTGTTCTTCTGATTTGGCGATGGAATTGGTAAAATAATGTTTTGGAAAGCAAGGTTTTTATGTTGGGTTTTAAATGAATGAGCACATGAGGCATCGTGCGCCTTCATTTAATAGTATGATATATAAGGTGTGGTTAACAATGAATTGTTgtatatataagataaaattCGAATATAACACTTAATTAATCAGACTAgtaaattaactactaaattatttgatttgtgacaGCGGACTCATTCTAATCTTATTTTTgttgtagtttttcttttctctgttGCTTGCAACCAccattattaaaattagatcatTTTATAAATACAAGGGTTGAAGTTCATCTCTAAATAACAATCAACTCATCATTATCTTAAAAAATTCTGAGTCTCTCAAATTTATTTAGCTCAAAATGACAAGTTGACAACGAAGTCATCAACACTTTTTCTTGTATGTAATATTTTTCTTCGTTCTTTACCTCCAACCATGCATAGCCAACTACTAATTTCTCAGATTTATAGAGAACAGTGACCTACCCCATTATTTTGCAAAATTTGCGCTTGAAAGTTGCAACAATCTCCTGAAAACTCTAGGGTTTTACTATCCATGGCCTTTGACCATCGAATGTGGGTACAATTAAGATATTACTTACTTGTGAATTGTGATTAGTTTTAATGAACATAAGGTAAGCTGTTAATTTTCAATACATATTATTTTTCCATGAATCCACTTTTCTTTAAAGTAGAAGAAAATACATGATTTTGATATCTAACATGTATTTCTAACagacaaaataatttatagtcTTCAACATGATAAATTACATTTATTTTTGTAGATCACAAACTACATATTCAATGGCCAAATCTAATTAAACATGATACCTAGCTTTGGGATCATAAACCTCCCAAAAGAACCTGGATCCCACGTTTAGGTTTAAAAGCAACCAATTTCAAATAATTCTTAGAAAAAGTGTCATCCAaaacaatataattatattttttaacaatacgCTATAAAAAGGTGTCCTGATATCAATGGAGTGAATTACATCTCTTATTCAGTCACAATGTGTTGATTGTGCCAAAATAATAATCTCTTTCAATTTATTCCCTGATGACATCTaaaataatatactataaatgttaataaattacttttctattttcagAGACAAgtaattatttattcattttatacAATTCTTTGCAAATATTATTTCTTTCAATACTATcaattaagagaaaagaaaaccATTTATATTTCAATGTTGGTTATGAAtctaataacaaataaaaaaatatggttCATGTTATAACTAGTTTATGTTATACATACTAGAGGTGCTACGTACGATAGTTTAATGGAGGATTTATAAGTCTTAAAAAATGAGAAAAGCATTTTATCATCTGtctcatatatattatttttttccacCATACAACCGTCTATGAAATAAATGCATTAAAGACAAAAACTCACATAcacttattattatataaaattaataataaaaaattattagataaaaatttaattaaatatattaaattatttaataaattttaaatattaatttcatataaatataattgtatgtataatatttaaaattttgatttaatttttaaaattttttaatattatgattttaaataagtaataaattttacaaaatttatactaaattttatgattttacgATTTAAATCTTGTTACGATTTTTATTTTACGTATTTAATTTGTCATTttaatttaacacaaaattttaaaatttttatattttgattgtaTCTGAATTTTTACttagataaaatttttttaaaataaaagtttaataaattaaaaaataaaaacttaatcgacattgaattaaaataataaaacttacgcataataaaaataataaatttaaccgtagttaatttttactttattattttacaattatcTTTGGCTTAGAGAACTTTAGCACATAAATGGAAGACTAGTGAAGAAAAAGAGAATCTTACGTGTGAATGTATTATTGGCTCGAATTGACAGAAGGTGTTACCTGATTGGCCACGTTGGACGCAACACACAATCACACTTGACAGTTGACACTtcccttccttccttccttccttccttccttcgTGTCAATCGGAGCATCAACAAACAAACAAGGAATCAAATCACTCACTCAAGTTTCAGAAACTCAACACAACGAACACACTAAGCCACATTGTTTTCATTATTCCAAAGCCCCCCAAAATCTGTGGATTCTATTaaactattctttttttttttattttgtcaatgaataataactcaaatggtatagactctccatattcaattaagaggttgcgggtctcctatctttccaaatttaagttgaagtaatagctcaaatggcatagactcccatactcaattaagagattgtgggttcgagtctcctatcttttcaaatttctatTAAACTATTCTTATACTTTAGTTTataagaacaataaaaaaattttgtgattCATAAAGTCAAttcaacagaatacataaatttaattataattataatttttattattttatttttttaatttttaattatttttatcttattttcattttttataagaTAATGCTCTATAATATATTTAGTTAAGACTTTTTTATTGTTATGATAGACTAACATAAAAGTGTAGTTTAATAGATTCTATAATCACATCACATTCTTAAATCTCAGATCCCTAGTTAACGAGCTATCTTCCATTCCTTTCATTCCATGGAGCATCGAACACCCAAGcttttcttcctccttcttctatGCGCTATTTGCTATCATTCTCTCAGCGCCATCGCCGTGTAttaattcatttctttttttttttgtttttttttttaaattgcgaGTTGACCAAACACGGCGCAAGCATTTTCCGTTGGAATTTTGCAAATTTTCGTTGGATCTCATTCTTAATTTTGCGCAGAAAGAGCTATTACGACGTACTTCAAGTATCGAAAGGTGCGAGCGATGAACAGATAAAGAGGGCGTATAGGAAGCTGGCATTGAAGTACCATCCTGATAAGAACCAGGGGAACGAGGAAGCCAATAAGCGATTTGCCGAAATTAACAATGGTAGTTACTTAAACCATATACGCTTCTTTGTTTCTTTATCCATGTTTGATTCTTTGGTCCTTTGGCTTTTGCTATGCTATCATGTGTTTGGTGATGGAGCAAGTTCTTCATTTTAAGTATATATGAGGTTAGTTTCTATGTGACATCCAATCAAGTGCTACAAGGTATAAATTTTATCTTCTTGATAGCACCTGATTAGATGTTACTGTGAAAGAGTTCAGCTCATTGACACTACCTACAGTGTGATATTAGACTAACGAAGAGAGTTTTATCCCGTAGGGTCAAAGTCAATTAAGCTCTAGCCGAATTAGCTGGAATACCCTGTCCTAGATACTAATGATTTAGACTGAAAGGAGAAAAATTGTATAAATGGTGGCTTACTGCATCAGTTTTGCTTCCAACTAGTTGTCTAGGAAAAATAGATTAGATGTCGTAGCTTTATCCCTACTACTGGAGTTTAAGAATATTCTATGCCTCAACACAGTTCTTTTCAATTTTACTCTAAAACCCTCCGTCCAATCATACCCTCAGAGgatgttttgttttttattgttgtcaGCATATGAAGTGCTGTCGGATAGCGAAAAGAGAAGCATCTATGATAGGTATGGCGAGGAGGGTTTGAAACAGCACACTGCTGGTGGAGGTAGAGGTGGTCCTGGAATGGGAATGAACTTCCAAGACATCTTCAGTAGGTAAGTCTATAATCCATGCATACATACTGATCTTCTACACATTGACTTACTGGCCTTAGTAGAAAACCTTGTATCTTATTTCATGTTGAATTTGacactgaatgaatatatgcatGTGCTTGCAAAAACAATAACAACCAAAACTCTTTTCATGCATTGGAAGTAGATATTATGGTTAGTTGCTTTTAGTTCCCAATGTCCGTATGCATTTTAATTGACGGCCTGAACTTGCCCTCTGACCATTTTTAGAAGTTATGTTCATATGAGGAACTTTTTCAAGATCATAAATAAGCAAAGTGCGGAAGcattgagtttgtgttttttcctGCTACACTTCATTTCATGATCATAACAACATCATGAATTCTTCTTTCAGTTTCTTTGGTGGGGGTCCaatggaggaggaggaagaaaggGTTGCAAAAGGTGATGATGTGATTGTTGAATTGGATGCAACCCTGGAAGATTTATACATGGGAGGTTCCCTTAAGGTGAGATCATGTCTAGCTAGTGTCTTGGTTCCATGCATAAAATTCATATGCCTATTGTTAAGACACATCCATCACTGAGATATGGGATATTAGCATGACACCATCTACCAACTTTTGTAACATCTTTTTTGCCAAAGATAGATTCATATGGAATTAAATTTAATACAATCAGTTTCACATGAAGTTACTCTTATACTGACTAAATCAACCCATGAAATGAATTGGAAATAAATATTAGCGCCATTGCATAGCAGAACTGGATTTGGAGCGGCTAAAATGATTCATGTGCACATCACACTCGATCTCATTCACCTTTTGCACAATTTTCATTTGCATGTGGCAGAAGATTTTCCTGGAGAATTCCCCCTATTGCCTATTCTGTTCTTTTTGTTCAATAAGCTGATACTGTAGCACACAGGCATGGAAAA
This window harbors:
- the LOC112776461 gene encoding uncharacterized protein — translated: MNKRKREGLASNSDNMNDAERIVYNVIHSKQNMGIWMADIKRETSLPESMIKKSIKMLQTKGEIKEVVNIKNKSRKHYMAAGFEPADEITGGSWYSEGKLDQEYIFRLRQVCLNYISRNVVANRDGILEFINQGGYFSGTTTQEVDQILGNLVLDDKIIEVKSTGYGDYEKFPVGRVCYRCKSKGSVNNGEGKIGAMASIPCGVCPRINLCSPDGYISPKTCELYQKWLDF